In the Leifsonia sp. 466MF genome, one interval contains:
- a CDS encoding DUF7144 family membrane protein has product MSDVRTTGWIGWAYFAAVMLFIGAAIDLFYGIMAIIGPNTAYFVGSGGGVASFNVAAWGWWSLVVGVLLLLAGLFLLQGATWARVVVVIIAAISAVSHVMVLPAQPWWSIIAIALDVLVIYAVTVHGRELRR; this is encoded by the coding sequence ATGTCGGACGTCAGAACCACCGGCTGGATCGGCTGGGCTTATTTCGCGGCGGTCATGCTCTTCATCGGGGCGGCGATCGACCTGTTCTACGGAATCATGGCGATCATCGGCCCCAATACGGCCTACTTCGTCGGGTCCGGGGGCGGCGTGGCTTCGTTCAATGTGGCGGCGTGGGGGTGGTGGTCGCTGGTCGTCGGCGTTCTGCTGCTGCTCGCCGGCCTCTTCCTGCTCCAGGGGGCCACCTGGGCGCGCGTCGTCGTGGTGATCATCGCCGCGATCAGTGCCGTCTCGCATGTGATGGTGCTGCCGGCGCAGCCGTGGTGGTCGATCATCGCGATCGCCCTCGACGTGCTCGTGATCTACGCGGTCACGGTGCACGGCCGAGAACTGCGCCGCTAG
- the dcd gene encoding dCTP deaminase, whose translation MLLSDRDIKAELGAGRISLEPFEAEMVQPSSIDVRLDRFFRLFDNHKYPFIDPAEDQPELTRFVEVDADQPFILHPGEFVLGSTFELVSLPDDVAARLEGKSSLGRLGLLTHSTAGFIDPGFSGHVTLELSNVATLPIKLWPGMKIGQMCFFRLSSAAERPYGSAEYSSRYQGQRGPTASRSYLNFHRTDVSTTEAGRPA comes from the coding sequence GTGCTTCTCTCCGATCGCGACATCAAGGCCGAGCTGGGTGCCGGGCGGATCTCTCTGGAGCCGTTCGAGGCGGAGATGGTCCAGCCGTCGAGCATCGACGTACGGCTCGACCGGTTCTTCCGGCTGTTCGACAACCACAAGTACCCCTTCATCGACCCGGCGGAAGACCAGCCCGAGCTGACCCGTTTCGTCGAGGTGGATGCGGACCAGCCGTTCATCCTGCACCCCGGCGAGTTCGTGCTCGGGTCGACGTTCGAGCTGGTGAGCCTGCCCGACGACGTCGCGGCGCGCCTGGAGGGCAAGAGCTCGCTCGGCCGGCTGGGACTGCTGACCCACTCCACCGCCGGATTCATCGACCCGGGATTCTCGGGTCACGTGACGCTGGAACTCAGCAATGTCGCTACGCTTCCGATCAAGCTGTGGCCGGGCATGAAGATCGGCCAGATGTGCTTCTTCCGGCTATCGTCCGCCGCCGAGCGGCCGTACGGATCGGCGGAGTACTCGTCCCGCTACCAGGGGCAGCGCGGGCCGACGGCGTCCCGTTCGTACCTCAACTTCCACCGCACCGACGTCTCCACCACCGAGGCAGGACGTCCCGCCTGA
- a CDS encoding glycoside hydrolase family 16 protein, translated as MFDDFDAPQLDRSVWLPHYLPAWSSLAETRASYLIHDSRLELSIPPDQGLWCPDEHQPPLRVSGMQTGNFSGPVGSTVGQQPFRDGLRVREAQEEFRGCLVDRGTVGLRASLYLSPRSMASLWLVGFEDEPERSGELCVMEVFGRDVEEDEALVGMGFHAFRDPRLAEDFERIRLPIDVTEPHAYEAHWDGDEATFRVDGRVVRILDAPPQYPLQLMLAVFDFPEWPDDRAGGVFVPTLSVDRVWAN; from the coding sequence GTGTTCGACGATTTCGACGCGCCGCAGCTCGACCGCTCGGTCTGGCTTCCGCACTACCTGCCCGCGTGGAGCTCGCTCGCCGAGACGCGTGCGAGCTACCTGATCCACGACTCCCGCCTGGAGTTGAGCATCCCGCCGGATCAGGGCCTGTGGTGCCCGGACGAGCACCAGCCCCCTCTGAGGGTCTCCGGGATGCAGACCGGCAACTTCTCCGGACCGGTCGGTTCGACCGTCGGGCAGCAGCCGTTCCGCGACGGACTGCGCGTCCGGGAGGCGCAGGAGGAGTTCCGCGGCTGCCTGGTCGACCGCGGCACGGTCGGCTTGCGCGCCTCCCTCTACCTCAGCCCGCGGTCGATGGCCTCGCTCTGGCTGGTCGGCTTCGAGGACGAGCCGGAGCGCAGCGGGGAGCTGTGCGTGATGGAGGTGTTCGGCCGCGACGTCGAGGAGGACGAAGCGCTGGTCGGGATGGGTTTCCACGCGTTCCGCGACCCGCGCCTCGCCGAGGACTTCGAGCGCATCCGGCTGCCGATCGACGTGACCGAGCCGCACGCCTACGAAGCGCACTGGGACGGCGACGAGGCGACGTTCCGGGTGGACGGCCGGGTGGTGCGGATACTGGATGCGCCCCCGCAGTACCCGCTGCAGCTCATGCTCGCCGTGTTCGATTTCCCGGAGTGGCCGGATGACCGCGCGGGCGGAGTGTTCGTGCCGACGCTCTCGGTCGACCGGGTCTGGGCGAACTGA
- the idi gene encoding isopentenyl-diphosphate Delta-isomerase, which yields MTPPREEVVLLAEDGTPIGTADKATVHTESTPLHLAFSCHLFDGEGRILVTRRALTKKTWPGVWTNSFCGHPGPGEAIEDAVVRRAEHELGARIDNLTIALPDFRYRAVDAAGIVEYEVCPVYTATVVGELSPAASEVAEWAWADPRSLLSAVGETPWAFSPWLTLQLPALYADQSLEASGQL from the coding sequence ATGACGCCACCCCGCGAAGAGGTCGTGCTGCTCGCCGAGGACGGCACGCCCATCGGCACGGCGGACAAGGCGACGGTGCACACGGAATCCACTCCGCTGCACCTCGCCTTCTCGTGCCACCTCTTCGATGGGGAGGGTCGCATCCTGGTCACCCGCCGCGCTCTGACGAAGAAGACGTGGCCCGGGGTCTGGACCAACTCGTTCTGCGGGCACCCCGGCCCGGGTGAGGCGATCGAGGATGCGGTCGTCCGGCGCGCGGAGCACGAGCTCGGCGCCCGCATCGACAACCTGACGATCGCGCTCCCGGACTTCCGTTACCGCGCGGTGGATGCGGCGGGCATCGTCGAGTACGAAGTGTGCCCGGTCTACACCGCCACCGTCGTCGGCGAGCTGTCGCCCGCCGCGAGTGAGGTCGCCGAGTGGGCGTGGGCCGACCCGCGCTCTCTGCTCTCGGCCGTCGGCGAGACGCCGTGGGCGTTCAGCCCCTGGCTGACCCTCCAGCTGCCCGCGCTGTACGCCGACCAGAGCCTCGAAGCTTCGGGCCAGCTGTGA
- a CDS encoding MarR family winged helix-turn-helix transcriptional regulator translates to MTNIDDSAQTPPAQTPPGYWFGVIEGRLHDRMRDALADQGLRRGSWRILHTLADGPATPDELAARMPHGDRGDHGNRGDRGDRPERSGGREFGRGYGHGHGFRPGWRGQEPRDERPAGPSPEHGGAHEHHGDDPRGDQRGHHDHHGHDHPNAFERGYERGFDRGFAFGTVRAGHPFAAYPPHVGGPFPGGYPFPGPARDFGGPWGHRHHPFDRDRRGGRRGAHRIHRVLAEFVERGWVWFDGDRATLTDEGRAAHDEAFARVEAVRAELANGISEQDYATTMSTLETMARNLGWQPGRPAGSQDGAPSMDA, encoded by the coding sequence ATGACGAACATCGACGACTCCGCACAGACACCACCCGCACAGACGCCGCCCGGGTACTGGTTCGGCGTGATCGAAGGCCGGCTGCACGACCGCATGCGCGACGCACTGGCCGACCAGGGACTGCGCCGCGGAAGCTGGCGCATCCTCCACACCCTCGCCGACGGACCCGCGACTCCCGACGAGCTCGCCGCCCGGATGCCGCACGGCGACCGAGGCGACCATGGCAACCGAGGCGACCGTGGCGACCGGCCGGAGAGGTCCGGCGGCCGCGAATTCGGTCGCGGCTACGGCCACGGCCATGGGTTCCGCCCGGGATGGCGCGGCCAGGAGCCGCGGGACGAGCGACCGGCCGGTCCCTCCCCCGAGCACGGCGGCGCACATGAGCACCACGGCGACGACCCCCGCGGTGACCAGCGCGGGCACCACGACCACCACGGCCACGACCACCCGAACGCCTTCGAGCGCGGGTACGAGCGCGGCTTCGACCGCGGGTTCGCCTTCGGCACCGTGCGCGCCGGCCACCCCTTCGCCGCCTACCCGCCGCACGTCGGCGGCCCCTTCCCCGGCGGATACCCGTTCCCGGGTCCCGCGCGCGACTTCGGCGGACCGTGGGGCCACCGCCACCACCCGTTCGACCGCGACCGCCGCGGCGGACGTCGGGGCGCCCACCGCATCCACCGCGTCCTCGCCGAGTTCGTCGAGCGCGGCTGGGTCTGGTTCGACGGCGACCGCGCGACGCTGACCGACGAGGGACGCGCCGCTCACGACGAGGCCTTCGCCCGCGTCGAGGCTGTGCGCGCCGAGCTCGCGAACGGCATCTCGGAGCAGGACTACGCCACCACGATGAGCACGCTGGAGACCATGGCACGCAACCTCGGCTGGCAGCCGGGACGCCCGGCCGGGTCGCAGGATGGCGCGCCTAGTATGGACGCATGA
- a CDS encoding MarR family winged helix-turn-helix transcriptional regulator, whose amino-acid sequence MSDGRQEDPPIPPEADIVAMVENALLAVRRDQSRRRPPWADGMPHGHGHHGGRGGHWGSGPFGAGPFGAGPFAPGSGGSGAAPGGPGAPAGAPFGDSARPGPGRRGRDGSLGRIARVRMLEALEGAEADGRSLSVSGVAEAIGVDQPRASRLVQEGVERGLVRRVPDPSDARRALIQLTTSGKAQLTELRSHRRSAVEAALSAFTPEEARTFAELFDRFVRAWPRPGERDAES is encoded by the coding sequence ATGAGCGATGGACGTCAAGAGGATCCGCCGATTCCGCCAGAGGCGGACATCGTCGCCATGGTCGAGAACGCACTGCTCGCGGTGCGCCGCGACCAGTCGCGGAGGCGCCCGCCGTGGGCCGACGGAATGCCCCACGGCCATGGGCACCACGGGGGTCGTGGCGGCCACTGGGGCAGCGGTCCCTTCGGTGCAGGACCGTTCGGGGCCGGTCCCTTCGCCCCCGGGTCGGGCGGGTCCGGGGCCGCGCCGGGCGGTCCCGGTGCACCGGCCGGCGCGCCCTTCGGCGACTCCGCGCGCCCCGGTCCCGGACGCCGGGGCCGCGACGGCTCCCTCGGCCGCATCGCCCGGGTGCGGATGCTCGAGGCGCTGGAGGGGGCAGAGGCCGACGGTCGCAGCCTGTCGGTGAGCGGCGTGGCCGAGGCCATCGGCGTCGACCAGCCACGCGCGAGCCGCCTGGTGCAGGAGGGAGTGGAGCGGGGACTCGTGCGTCGGGTGCCGGACCCGTCAGACGCGCGGCGTGCGCTCATCCAGCTCACCACCTCCGGAAAGGCTCAGCTGACCGAGCTGCGGTCGCACCGCCGCTCCGCGGTCGAGGCGGCGCTGTCGGCGTTCACGCCGGAGGAGGCACGCACCTTCGCCGAGCTCTTCGACCGCTTCGTGCGGGCGTGGCCGCGCCCCGGCGAGAGGGACGCTGAGAGCTGA
- a CDS encoding alpha/beta fold hydrolase, which yields MTDNAASSPTVVLVHGAFADAGSWAGVVELLLAEGVKVQAPANPLRGLAADAAYVRSVIEQIEGPVLAVGHSYGGAVITNATTGLANVRGLVYVAAFAPDEGEALGDVEAGSTDSVLNAALKPATYPTDGEPAPELYVDPARFHEAFASDLPPDQSAVLGASQRPVAAAAFAEKTGSPAWKTLPSWAVVAAGDKAAGADVIRSMAERAGADAIELEGSHVIMISQPRAVTDHILRALKAVS from the coding sequence ATGACCGATAACGCCGCTTCCTCTCCCACCGTCGTGCTCGTGCACGGCGCCTTCGCCGACGCCGGCAGCTGGGCGGGGGTGGTCGAACTCCTGCTCGCCGAGGGCGTGAAGGTGCAGGCGCCCGCGAACCCGCTGCGCGGCCTGGCCGCCGACGCCGCCTACGTCCGCAGCGTGATCGAGCAGATCGAGGGTCCGGTGCTGGCCGTCGGCCACTCCTACGGCGGCGCCGTGATCACGAACGCCACGACCGGTCTCGCCAACGTGCGCGGCCTCGTCTACGTCGCCGCGTTCGCGCCGGACGAGGGGGAGGCGCTCGGGGATGTGGAGGCCGGCTCGACGGACAGCGTGCTGAACGCGGCGCTCAAGCCGGCGACGTATCCGACCGACGGCGAGCCCGCTCCAGAGCTCTACGTCGACCCGGCGCGGTTCCACGAGGCGTTCGCCAGCGACCTGCCGCCGGACCAGTCGGCCGTGCTCGGGGCGTCGCAGCGGCCCGTCGCCGCGGCCGCTTTCGCCGAGAAGACGGGGTCGCCCGCGTGGAAGACCCTCCCGTCGTGGGCCGTCGTCGCCGCGGGCGACAAGGCGGCCGGCGCCGATGTGATCCGCTCGATGGCCGAGCGGGCGGGCGCCGATGCGATCGAGCTGGAGGGCTCGCACGTGATCATGATCTCGCAGCCGCGCGCCGTGACCGACCACATCCTCCGCGCGCTCAAAGCGGTCTCCTGA